One region of Candidatus Baltobacteraceae bacterium genomic DNA includes:
- a CDS encoding SDR family oxidoreductase yields MSAIEGKHALVTGGGRGIGLAVANALAAEGARVSIVGRSVLGLQDSFYRARADITVEAEIAEAFAACRAVNGPIAILVNNAGIAESASFGRTSRSLWDRTIATNLTGTFLATQAAIADMQAANWGRVVNVASIAGLFGAPYIAAYCASKHGVVGLTRALAAEFAGTGITVNAICPGYTQTEMMQRAVETIVTKTGSTPAAARERLASSNPGGRIVTPEEVARAVVDLCAGSVNGSEAILPAPD; encoded by the coding sequence ATGAGCGCGATCGAAGGTAAACACGCGCTCGTGACCGGGGGCGGTCGCGGCATCGGTCTCGCCGTTGCGAACGCGCTTGCCGCCGAAGGCGCGCGCGTGAGCATCGTCGGCCGCAGCGTTCTTGGCCTGCAAGATTCGTTCTATCGCGCGCGGGCCGATATCACGGTCGAGGCCGAGATTGCAGAAGCGTTTGCGGCGTGCCGAGCGGTCAACGGGCCGATCGCGATTCTCGTCAATAACGCCGGCATCGCGGAGTCGGCGTCCTTCGGACGCACCAGCCGTTCGCTCTGGGACCGCACGATCGCGACGAACCTAACGGGAACGTTTTTGGCAACGCAGGCCGCGATCGCCGATATGCAAGCGGCGAACTGGGGGCGCGTCGTCAACGTTGCGAGCATTGCCGGTCTGTTCGGCGCGCCGTACATCGCCGCGTATTGCGCGAGCAAACACGGCGTCGTCGGGCTAACGCGGGCGCTGGCGGCCGAGTTCGCGGGAACGGGGATCACGGTCAACGCGATCTGTCCCGGATACACCCAAACCGAGATGATGCAGCGCGCCGTCGAGACGATCGTGACGAAGACGGGGAGCACGCCGGCCGCCGCGCGCGAACGCCTCGCGTCGAGCAATCCCGGCGGGCGCATCGTCACGCCGGAGGAAGTCGCTCGTGCGGTCGTCGATCTTTGCGCGGGAAGCGTCAACGGCAGCGAGGCGATCCTGCCGGCGCCGGACTAA
- a CDS encoding bifunctional salicylyl-CoA 5-hydroxylase/oxidoreductase has translation MKIVCIGGGPAGLYFALLMKGARPDTQIRVVERNRPYDTFGWGVVFSDQTLGNLRAADRVTHDEIVASFAHWDDIEIFFKGNRMRSGGHGFSGIARKRLLNILQRRAEAVGVELEFERDVEDLAAYGDADVIVASDGINSRIRSQRARAFGPDLDRRKCRFVWLGTTLPLDAFTFIFERTEHGWFAVHAYRFDAQTCTFIVECREETWLAHGLDRAGTAETIAFCERLFAKYLHGHALMANSPHLQGRDWVNFTRVSNQSWVDGNVVLVGDAAHTAHFSVGSGTKLALEDAIGLQRAILEEPTLPEALARYEAERRIEVLRLQNAARNSTEWFENVERYAGLPPEQFAYSLLTRSQRISHENLRARDKEYVERIERWLARGSDPVPPMLTAFRLRDLEVRNRVVVSPMDMYSAVDGIPNDLHLVHLGSRATGGAGLVYTEMTCVSPEGRITPGCTGMYAPEHVDGWKRIVTYVHQWTPAKICLQLGHSGAKGSTKLMWEGQDEPLAEGNWPVVSASAVPYGPANQTPRELERAEMDEIREQFVRATRMAIEAGFDMVELHCAHGYLLSSFITPLQNHRTDEYGGTLANRLRYPLEVFRAMRAVWPAQRPMSVRISATDWVDGGIDADDAIEIARAFKAEGADLIDVSTGQTSRDAAPVFGRMWQTPYADRIRNEVGIATMAVGNIYEPDHVNSIVAAGRADLCALGRPHLADPYWTLHAAAQLGYHAMDWPVQYLPGKSQLERNLARAAEINAAI, from the coding sequence GTGAAGATCGTTTGTATCGGGGGCGGCCCCGCCGGCCTGTACTTCGCGCTGCTAATGAAAGGCGCGCGCCCCGATACGCAGATTCGCGTCGTCGAGCGCAACCGGCCGTACGACACGTTTGGTTGGGGCGTCGTCTTTTCGGATCAAACGCTCGGTAATCTGCGGGCGGCCGATCGGGTCACGCACGACGAGATCGTGGCGAGCTTCGCGCATTGGGACGATATCGAGATATTCTTCAAAGGCAACCGCATGCGCTCCGGCGGCCACGGCTTTAGCGGAATCGCCCGCAAACGGCTGCTGAACATCCTTCAGCGGCGCGCCGAAGCGGTGGGCGTGGAGCTGGAGTTCGAGCGCGACGTCGAGGATCTGGCCGCGTACGGCGACGCCGACGTGATCGTCGCCTCCGACGGAATCAACAGTCGAATCCGATCGCAGCGCGCGCGGGCGTTCGGGCCCGACCTGGATCGGCGCAAGTGCCGCTTCGTTTGGCTCGGAACGACGCTGCCGCTCGACGCGTTCACGTTTATTTTCGAACGAACCGAACACGGCTGGTTCGCCGTGCACGCCTACCGTTTCGACGCGCAGACGTGCACGTTCATCGTGGAGTGCCGCGAAGAAACCTGGCTCGCGCACGGTCTAGATCGCGCCGGCACCGCGGAAACGATTGCGTTTTGCGAGCGTCTCTTCGCGAAGTACCTGCACGGCCACGCGCTCATGGCGAACAGCCCGCATCTGCAGGGCCGCGATTGGGTGAACTTCACGCGCGTGAGCAACCAGTCGTGGGTCGATGGAAACGTCGTGCTCGTCGGCGATGCGGCTCACACGGCGCACTTCTCGGTCGGTTCGGGGACCAAGCTCGCGCTCGAAGACGCGATCGGGCTGCAGCGGGCCATCCTTGAGGAACCGACGCTGCCGGAGGCGCTTGCCCGCTACGAGGCCGAGCGGCGCATCGAGGTCCTGCGGCTGCAGAACGCCGCGCGTAACTCGACCGAGTGGTTTGAAAACGTGGAGCGGTACGCGGGGCTCCCCCCCGAGCAGTTCGCCTACAGCCTGCTCACGCGCAGCCAGCGGATCAGTCACGAAAACCTTCGCGCGCGCGATAAGGAGTACGTCGAACGGATCGAACGCTGGCTGGCACGGGGATCCGACCCGGTCCCGCCCATGCTTACGGCCTTCCGTTTGCGCGACCTCGAAGTCCGCAACCGCGTTGTCGTATCGCCCATGGATATGTACAGCGCGGTCGACGGTATTCCCAACGACCTCCACCTCGTGCATCTCGGTAGTCGCGCAACCGGCGGCGCGGGCCTGGTCTATACCGAGATGACGTGCGTTTCACCCGAGGGGCGGATCACCCCGGGCTGTACGGGCATGTACGCTCCGGAGCACGTCGACGGCTGGAAACGGATCGTGACGTACGTGCACCAATGGACGCCGGCGAAGATCTGTTTACAGCTCGGACACTCGGGCGCTAAGGGTTCCACCAAGCTGATGTGGGAGGGTCAGGACGAGCCGCTCGCCGAGGGCAATTGGCCGGTCGTCAGCGCTTCGGCGGTGCCGTACGGGCCGGCGAACCAAACGCCCCGCGAACTCGAGCGCGCGGAGATGGACGAGATTCGCGAGCAGTTCGTACGCGCGACGCGCATGGCGATCGAGGCCGGGTTCGATATGGTCGAACTGCATTGCGCGCACGGCTATCTGCTTTCGAGTTTCATCACGCCGCTGCAAAATCACCGTACCGACGAGTATGGCGGAACGCTCGCCAACCGCCTGCGCTATCCGCTCGAAGTCTTTCGCGCGATGCGCGCCGTTTGGCCGGCGCAGCGGCCGATGTCGGTGCGGATCTCGGCGACCGATTGGGTCGACGGCGGCATCGACGCCGACGATGCGATCGAGATCGCGCGCGCCTTTAAGGCTGAAGGCGCCGATCTGATCGACGTCTCGACGGGCCAGACGTCGCGCGATGCGGCACCGGTCTTCGGACGCATGTGGCAGACGCCGTACGCCGACCGCATTCGCAACGAGGTCGGCATCGCGACGATGGCGGTCGGCAATATCTACGAGCCCGACCACGTTAACAGCATCGTCGCCGCCGGTCGCGCCGACCTCTGCGCGCTCGGGCGACCGCATCTTGCCGATCCCTATTGGACGCTTCACGCCGCCGCGCAGCTTGGATATCACGCGATGGACTGGCCCGTGCAGTATCTTCCGGGCAAATCGCAACTCGAGCGAAACCTCGCGCGGGCGGCCGAAATCAACGCCGCGATATGA
- a CDS encoding class I SAM-dependent methyltransferase: MSRTAFGLPPEFYQYVLDVSLRELPVQRELRGATALLPNANMQSSPDQVQFMQMLIRLTGAKRVLEVGVFTGYSALGMALALPEDGHLVACDVSEEYTSIAKPYWERAGVAAKIDLRLAPAVHTLDRLLADGDAESFHFCYIDADKVGYDAYYERALALLHPNGLIAIDNVFWGGEVAHPSPDDADSLALQALNAKIGRDERVDASMLPIGDGLTVARKR, encoded by the coding sequence ATGAGTCGGACGGCCTTTGGGTTGCCCCCGGAGTTTTACCAGTACGTACTCGACGTTTCGCTGCGCGAACTGCCGGTGCAGCGCGAGTTGCGCGGCGCGACCGCGCTGCTGCCGAACGCGAACATGCAGAGCAGCCCCGATCAAGTGCAGTTCATGCAGATGCTCATCCGCCTCACCGGTGCGAAGCGCGTTTTGGAAGTCGGCGTCTTTACCGGCTACAGTGCGCTGGGCATGGCGTTGGCGCTGCCGGAGGACGGCCATCTGGTCGCCTGCGACGTCAGCGAAGAGTATACGTCGATTGCCAAACCCTATTGGGAGCGCGCCGGCGTTGCGGCGAAGATCGACTTGCGTCTGGCTCCGGCCGTCCACACGTTGGACCGTCTGCTCGCCGACGGCGACGCCGAGAGTTTTCACTTCTGCTATATCGATGCGGACAAGGTCGGCTACGATGCGTATTACGAGCGAGCCCTAGCGCTGCTTCATCCCAACGGTCTCATCGCGATCGATAACGTATTTTGGGGCGGCGAGGTCGCGCATCCGTCGCCCGACGATGCGGATTCGCTCGCGCTCCAGGCGCTCAACGCGAAGATCGGTCGCGACGAACGCGTCGATGCGAGCATGCTGCCGATCGGCGACGGATTGACCGTGGCTCGCAAACGCTAG
- a CDS encoding DUF3311 domain-containing protein, with protein sequence MRPSAKAARIALAVVPAIMLTLAVPFANRVEPRIAGVPFLLAWITFWVAITPLFLFTIYRLEGRR encoded by the coding sequence TTGCGTCCTTCAGCCAAGGCCGCGCGGATCGCGCTGGCGGTTGTCCCGGCGATCATGCTGACGCTCGCGGTTCCGTTTGCGAACCGCGTGGAACCGCGCATCGCGGGCGTCCCGTTCTTGCTTGCCTGGATCACGTTTTGGGTCGCGATCACGCCGCTCTTCCTCTTCACGATCTACCGGCTGGAGGGACGCCGTTGA
- a CDS encoding sodium:solute symporter family protein: MSPPGQALTIVAAIVLGTIVFALFSVRRIKMDPQQYLVGGRSFGSLFLWILLAGEVYTSFTFLGAAGWAYGRGAPAFYILAYGTIGYTIGYFFLPAVWKIGKDRGLLTFPDFFLDRYGSKPLAIGIAILQFFLVVPYVTLQLSGLQTLLSIAGYGRYNATVAVGCSFILIALFVFTAGLRGTAWASIVKDAFVLGAVIFAGIFLPIHFFGSPAAMFDKVLAAQPHWFTLAPGASNQGVVWYISTVLLTSIGFYMGPHTINAVFSAKDGDALRRNAIFLPLYQLVLLLVFFAGFSALVLVPGLKNVDQSFMIVVQRYYPAWVLGLVAGAGCLAALLPASALLLGAAGVFAKNVLGDGLNVATSDAARTLATRIMVIVIAAMSLIFWIFYNQTLVQLLLYYYNGVTQFMPGFVFALIWRRANAWAVGSGIVAGEIVVAYLVANPAIPTWGINPGFFALAVNVAVCVGVALLRPRVRVLPTPV, encoded by the coding sequence TTGAGCCCGCCGGGCCAGGCGCTTACGATCGTCGCCGCGATCGTGCTCGGCACGATCGTTTTCGCACTTTTCAGCGTGCGGCGGATCAAGATGGATCCGCAGCAGTATCTGGTCGGCGGCCGCTCCTTCGGATCGCTGTTTTTGTGGATACTGCTCGCCGGCGAAGTCTACACCAGTTTCACGTTCCTCGGCGCGGCCGGCTGGGCGTACGGCCGGGGCGCCCCAGCGTTTTACATTCTGGCGTACGGCACGATCGGTTACACGATCGGCTACTTCTTTTTGCCGGCGGTTTGGAAGATCGGCAAAGATCGCGGACTGCTGACCTTCCCCGACTTCTTTCTCGATCGCTACGGCAGTAAGCCGTTAGCCATCGGCATCGCGATCCTGCAATTCTTCCTGGTGGTGCCGTACGTAACGCTCCAGCTTTCGGGCCTGCAAACGCTGCTCTCGATCGCCGGCTACGGCCGCTACAACGCGACGGTCGCCGTCGGCTGCTCGTTCATCTTGATCGCGCTCTTCGTCTTTACCGCCGGCCTGCGCGGTACCGCTTGGGCGAGCATCGTGAAAGATGCGTTCGTACTCGGCGCGGTGATCTTCGCCGGTATCTTCTTACCGATCCACTTTTTCGGCTCGCCGGCAGCGATGTTCGACAAAGTCCTTGCGGCCCAACCGCATTGGTTCACGCTCGCGCCCGGGGCGTCGAATCAGGGCGTCGTGTGGTACATCTCCACGGTACTGCTCACGAGCATCGGCTTCTACATGGGCCCGCATACGATCAACGCCGTCTTTTCGGCCAAAGACGGCGACGCACTGCGGCGCAACGCCATCTTCTTGCCGCTCTATCAACTCGTGCTGCTGCTGGTCTTCTTCGCCGGCTTCTCCGCACTCGTACTCGTACCCGGCCTCAAGAACGTCGATCAATCGTTCATGATCGTCGTGCAGCGCTACTATCCCGCATGGGTACTCGGCCTCGTCGCGGGAGCCGGCTGTTTAGCGGCGTTATTACCCGCGTCGGCGCTCTTACTCGGAGCCGCCGGCGTCTTCGCCAAGAACGTCCTCGGCGACGGATTGAACGTCGCGACGAGCGACGCCGCCCGCACCCTGGCAACGCGCATCATGGTCATCGTCATCGCCGCCATGTCGCTGATCTTCTGGATCTTCTACAACCAAACGCTCGTGCAGCTTTTGCTCTACTACTACAACGGCGTAACGCAATTCATGCCCGGGTTCGTCTTCGCCCTTATCTGGCGCCGCGCAAACGCCTGGGCGGTCGGCTCGGGAATCGTCGCGGGCGAAATCGTCGTCGCCTATCTCGTTGCGAACCCCGCGATTCCGACCTGGGGTATCAACCCGGGCTTCTTCGCCTTGGCGGTAAATGTGGCGGTTTGTGTGGGGGTGGCTCTGCTGCGGCCTCGGGTTAGGGTCTTGCCAACGCCCGTTTAG
- a CDS encoding zinc-ribbon domain containing protein, translated as MYVDEMLNCVDCGREFAFTAGEQEFYATKGFANKPNRCPDCRQARKAMRSQSGGGAGGGGARTREMFQATCSQCGGVAEVPFQPRGDKPVYCRDCFATRPGSR; from the coding sequence GTGTACGTCGATGAAATGTTGAACTGCGTGGATTGCGGCCGCGAATTTGCCTTTACCGCCGGGGAGCAAGAATTCTACGCAACCAAAGGCTTTGCGAACAAACCCAACCGCTGTCCCGACTGCCGCCAAGCGCGCAAAGCGATGCGCTCGCAGAGCGGCGGAGGAGCGGGCGGCGGCGGTGCCCGCACGCGCGAGATGTTCCAGGCGACGTGTAGCCAGTGCGGGGGCGTGGCGGAGGTTCCGTTCCAACCCCGCGGCGATAAGCCGGTGTATTGTCGGGATTGCTTCGCTACTCGGCCTGGTTCGCGGTGA
- a CDS encoding Mpo1-like protein: MTKATLFSEYAGYHRDSRNRACHAVGIPLIVLGILGLLSLVRLGPIDLAIVAAAGVLLYYLALDARGALISTVVFGALYAIALYLPLRWELCLTAFIAGWAFQLVGHRFEGNKPKFLTNLTYLLIGPLFFFEEAFGAALRGKRVAR, translated from the coding sequence GTGACCAAAGCCACGCTATTTTCAGAGTACGCCGGCTATCATCGAGATAGCCGGAATCGAGCGTGTCACGCGGTCGGAATTCCGCTCATCGTCCTGGGAATTCTCGGTCTGCTCTCGCTCGTGCGGCTCGGCCCCATCGATCTGGCGATCGTCGCCGCGGCCGGAGTCTTACTCTACTACCTCGCGCTCGACGCGCGCGGCGCCCTCATTTCTACGGTGGTCTTTGGCGCGCTTTATGCGATCGCGCTCTATCTGCCGTTGCGATGGGAACTCTGCCTGACGGCGTTTATCGCCGGATGGGCGTTCCAACTCGTCGGTCATCGCTTCGAAGGAAACAAGCCGAAGTTTTTGACTAACCTCACCTACCTCTTGATCGGCCCGCTCTTTTTCTTTGAAGAAGCGTTCGGCGCGGCATTGCGCGGTAAACGGGTCGCACGATAA